The nucleotide window GGCCTCTTCGACGGCGTTTTTCAGCGCCGACTGAGTGACGCGCTTGCTCGAATGATAGAGATCGATATGCAGCACGCTGAGGGCCGCATCGTGTTCGTCGGCGACGTCGATAGCGGTCTTGAGGGTCCGCCGCGAGTGCTCGCTCAGCGGATAGCGAACGGGCACGACGACCAGCGTCATATAACGGAGGAAACCGTCGGAGACGCCTGAACGTTTCCATTTCGGCGCGAGCGCAACCCAGCAGTCACTTGCCGTTCGAGCGCCCAGTCGACCCATGGAGGCGACAATGGTCGACGGGCGGACCCGCTACGTCGACCGCGAGCAAACAGTGCGCGGCTCGAAGGGACCGTTCTTCGTCGTCTACACCGACGAGCACGCCGAGCAGCGATGGGGCTATCTCTGCGGGAACTGCGAGACCGTCGACAACGCGATGGACGCGATGGGCCGTCTCAAATGTAATCGCTGTGCGAACATCAAGAAGCCCGACGAGTGGGACGCAGCCCACGAGTGAATGGCGCTGCCGACGAACGGGATCGCTTCGATCAGTTTTCGATTTGCATTTAGGAGCGTGGGGAAGAAGTATAGGCTAGACAATAAATACTTCCCTCGATCGATCCGATGCACCGGCCACAGTTTGCCGTACAGCAAGGGACCAGACACCGAGGAATACTGTCCGCAGTGCGATGCCGTCCAGTCCGTCGTCAAAACCGTTGCGTGGCAACCGAATCAATGTCGGGAGTGCGGAACCGATCTCCCCGACGACACGGAATCGGAACAGTAATCGGTTCGTTTGTGATGTTTTCTCTGTTTTATGGTATGAAACCGTATCGGATGTTACGTCATTTTTCACTGTTGGCCATCGCTTAGCAACCTTTTTGTTCGTTGACCAGGAATCAGTATTTCGTCATGTTATTACGTGGCACTGTCGTTGCCGATGCACACACCGTCATCCGCGATGGGGCGGTCGTCGTCGAGGACGAACGGATCGCCGCCGTCGGCGATGCGGCGTCGCTAGAGGAGAAATACCCCG belongs to Halococcus qingdaonensis and includes:
- a CDS encoding DUF5816 domain-containing protein, with the translated sequence MEATMVDGRTRYVDREQTVRGSKGPFFVVYTDEHAEQRWGYLCGNCETVDNAMDAMGRLKCNRCANIKKPDEWDAAHE